A stretch of DNA from Microlunatus sp. Gsoil 973:
GGCCGTCACCCTGTTCGAGGAGCGTGCCCGGGCGGCGCAACCCGACTTCACCGTCAACGATCACAACCGGGACGCCATCGTTGCGCTCTGTCGCCGGTTGGACGGACTTCCGTTGGCGCTCGAACTGGCCGCTCCCCAACTCCGCCTGTTCACCCCGGACCAGTTACTGGCCCGGATCGACGACTGGTTGGCCGGCCAGACCTCCGATGCCGCGTACGCAGACCTCCCGCCTCGCCAACGAACGTTGCGGGCAACGGTCGAATGGAGCCGCGGGCTGCTCGGCGGACCCGCCCAGCCGCTGTTCGCCCGACTCGCCGTCTTCTCCGGTTCGTTCACCCTTGACGGGGCGATCAGGGTCTGTGGCTGGGACGGGCTGGACGTGCCCGCCGGATTGGGTACCCTGCTGGATCACAGTCTGGTGTCGCCGACCACCCGCCCGGACGGCCAGCCGGCCTTCACGATGCTGGAGACCATCCGCGCCCAGGCGCGCAGCCAGTTGGCGGCATCGGGTGAGGTGGACGCCTGTTCCGCGGCACTCGAACGTCAGCTGATCAGGGTGTACGCCGCCGCCGCGCCGCGGTTGCACAGTGCCGACCAGGCGCAGGCCGCGCTCACCCTCGACGGACGCCTCGGTGATCTTTCGGCCACGCTGACCTGGTTGCATGCCGAACGCCGACCGCTGGCGCCGTTGATCAGCGCTCTCGGCTCGTGCTGGGTCTGGGGACAGCTGCGTGGACGGATCCGTCACCTCCCCGACGTCTCCGGCTGGCTCCAGCAGCTGTCCGGCGGTGATCATGATCATGAGGTGGATGATCATGAGGTGGATGATCATGGTCGGGACCGGGCGGCATTGAGCTGGCTGCACATGGGACAGCTGGTCAACGCCTGCCGCTATGCCGAGGCGAACAGCATGCTGCGCTACTGGTTACCCGAGATGCGGTTGCTGGAGGACCGTCTCTACGGAATGGCTCTGATGGTGTCCGGTCTGAGCACCCTGCCCGGCCGCGGTTCCGAGGTGCGCACGGCCCGGGAACGCCTGGCCCGGGCGGTCGACATCTTCACCGACTGCGGCTATCGCGCGGGGCGCGGCTACGCCCTGACGCATCTGGGCGATGCCTCGTTGTTGGACGGGCAGCCGGAGACCGCCGCCGGGCATTACCGCGAGGCCGTGCAGATCAGCCGCGAACTGGGCGACCTGAATCTGAACGCCGACGCCGAATTTCACCTCGCCGCGTTCTCGGCCCAGGCCGGTAACGCGGCGGAAGCGGCCGCACACCTCCAGATCGCCGCGCCCTACTACCTCGATCTCGTGCATCTGGACGGTATGGCCCGCTGTCTGGCTGTCGCGGCCGGAATTGCCCTGCTGCACGGCGACGAGAGCCGGGGCGCCGAGTTGCTCGGCGCCGCCGATGCCCTCCGCGCGCCGCTCGAGATCCGTCCGTGGCCGATGATCGGCGTCCTGGAGCAGCGCTGCTCCGACGCGCTCCGGACCCGGCTTGGCGACAGTGCTTTCGCCGCGGCGCAGGACCGGGGCCGGACCTTGGACGGCCGGCGCGAACTCGCCGACCTGCTGCAACCGACCGCGGTCTGATCCGCTGTGATCAGTGATCAGGAACAGACTGCGCCGACGTTGGCGGACTTGACCAGCTTGGCGTACTTGGCCAGCACACCGCGAGGCTGCGGGCGGTGCGGCAGCACCCAGGCGGCCCGACGCCGTTCCAGCTCTTCGGCGGGAACGTCGAGTTCCAGTGTCCCCTGGGCAACATCAAGGATGATCTTGTCCCCGTCCTCGACCAGGGCGATCGGGCCACCCTCGGTGGCCTCTGGCGCGATGTGACCGACACACAGCCCGGTGGTGCCGCCGGAGAACCGTCCGTCGGTGATCAACATGACGTCCTTGCCGAGACCGGCGCCCTTGATCGCACCGGTGATGGCGAGCATCTCGCGCATGCCGGGGCCACCCTTGGGGCCCTCGTAGCGGATCACCACGACATCGCCGCCGGTGATGGTGCCGTCCTCCAGCGCATCCATCGCGGCACGCTCGCCGTCGAAGACCCTCGCGGTGCCCTCGATCACGGTGTCGTCGAAGCCTGCGCTCTTGACGACCGCACCCTCGGGTGCCAGTGAGCCGTGCAGGATGGTGATGCCGCCGGTCGGGTGGATCGGCTCGGAGAGCGCCCGGATGATCTTGCCGTCGACGTCCGGTGGGTTGATGTCGGCGAGATTCTCCGCAACCGTCTTCCCCGTCACGGTCAGGCAATCACCGTGGATCAGACCGGCGTCGAGCAAAGCCTTCATCACCACCGGCACGCCGCCGATCTTGTCCACGTCGTTCATCACGAACCGGCCGAACGGCTTCAGGTCGCCCAGGTGCGGTACCTTCCTGCCGATCCGGGCGAAGTCCTCCATGGTCAACTCCACGCCGGCCTCGTTGGCGATCGCCAGCAGATGCAGCACGGCATTGGTCGAACCGCCGAACGCCATCACCACGGCGATCGCGTTCTCGAACGCCTCGCGGGTCATGATCTGCCGGGCGGTGATGCCCTGCTTGAGCATGGTGACTACTGCTTCACCGCTGCGGTGGGCGAACCCGTCCCGGCGCCGGTCCACGGCCGGCGGCGCGGCCGATCCAGGGATCGACATGCCGAGCGCCTCTGCGGCACTGGCCATGGTGTTCGCCGTGTACATGCCGCCACAGGCGCCCTCGCCCGGACAGATCGCACGTTCGATGCGGTCCACCTCCTCGCGGCTGATCAGGCCGCGGACGCAGGCGCCGACGGCCTCGAACGCGTCGATGATCGTGACGTCCTTGCCGTCGACGCTGCCGGGCATGATCGACCCGGCGTAGAGGAACACCGAGGCAAGATCAAGACGGGCCGCGGCCATCAGCATGCCGGGCAGGGACTTGTCGCAGCCGGCCAGCAGCACCGACCCGTCCAGCCGCTCGGCCTCCATCACCGTCTCCACCGAGTCGGCGATGATCTCTCGGCTGACCAGCGAGTAGTGCATGCCGACGTGGCCCATCGAGATGCCGTCGGAGACGGAGATGGTGCCGAACTCCAGCGGATACCCGCCGGCGGCGTGCACGCCGTTCTTGACGGCCTTGGCAAGCCGGTCGAGCGACAGGTTGCAGGGAGTGATCTCGTTCCAGCTGGAGGCGACGCCGATCTGCGGTTTGGCGAAGTCCTCGTCGCCCATGCCGACGGCGCGCAGCATTCCGCGGGCCGCGGTGGCTTCCAGACCATCGGTGACGGTACGCGAGCGGGGCTTGATATCGGGACCGTTGCCACCCGCGCCGGACGTAGGCGTGCTGGAATCGACAGTGCTGCTGGACATAGGCGTCAAACTACCCTTGCTGGATCAGCTGCCCGGCACCGGACCGACCTTTGGGCACAGCCTGCCGCCGTGAGCGTACGACCATCAGCAACGCCGCGGCGATCAGCACGGCAGTGATCAGCAAGGGGCCGAGGTTCGCGATCAGTTCCTGGAGTGCATCGTAGGAATCCGCCGCGCCCGCGGAGTACGGCAACAGCGCCAGCGGGAGGCAGGCGCTGACGTAGAGCACGATGGCCGCCGAGCAGATCAGCAACCAACGCGGCATCGGCACATGGCCGGCGCGGGCACCCGGCCAGGGTCGGCGACGCAGTTGATAGAGAACGGCCACCGCCAGCGGCAGGATCCAGACGAAGTGGTGGGTCCAGGACAGCGGCGAGGCGAGGTTGCTGCCCAGCCCGACGAAGGCGATCGCCAGCACATGGGCACCCTGTTTCCACCAGTGCGCTCCGACGACAGCCGCGAGGATCGCCATGATCACCGAGACGCCGAGCCCGATGTAGGTGTTGGTGGGGTTCTCGCCGAAGAGCCGCAGCACGACGCCGAGCAACGACTGGTTGCCGACGTAGACCGGCCCGGAGGTGTGGGTGTTTCCGCCGGCCAGGCTCTTCAGGTAGGACACCGTTGCCGACGGCTGGACGATGGTGCCGATCGCGGTCAGCACGACGAAGGTGATGATCGCGGTAAGGGCCGGCTTCTTCTTGCCGAGCAGCAGCAGCATCAGTACGAAGATCGCCGGGGTGAGTTTGACCGCCGCAGCGAGCCCGATCAGGACGCCCTGGGGGATCCGCCGCTTACGACCGGGATCGGCCGGAAGCAGGTCGATGATCACCAACACCATCAGGAACGTGTTGATCTGGCCGTAGCCGATGGTCGTCCGGATCGGTTCCATCCCGATCACCAGGGCAAGGGAGAGCAGGGCCAACGGCCAGCCGCGCGGTACTCCGCATCTGATCATCACAACGTTCTGCGCGATCACCAGGCCGGCGATCCAGAGCAGTTCCCAGACGATGAAGGGGCCGACGGCCAACGGCAGCATGATGATCGCCGCGGCCGGCGGATAGATGAACCAGAGATGGAATCCTGGGGATGTCCACTCCATGATGTTCTGGCCGTGCAGCATCGCCCGGACGGCGTAGTAGTAGACCTGGAGATCCATCGTCGACGGCCTGAACGGCCAGAATCGTCCGCCGGCGATGATCAACGGCAGCATGGCCAGCGACACCACGTAGGCCGGTAAGAACTCGACCAGCCAGCGGCGGAATCGCCGTGCCCCGGTCAGCGGCCGGTCAGTTGTTGCCATACCGCCTCCAGGTCCTCGTCGGTCGCGGCCGGTTTGAAACCGAAGAGATTCCGCAGGCGCCGCTGTCGGCGTACCGCGGCACCAGATGGACGTGCAGGTGGAAGACCTCCTGTCCGGCGATGGCACCGGCCGAGGAGAAGAGGTTCATGCCCTCGGCGTCCAGCCTCTGTGTCACCAGCCGGGAGACCCGGTCGATGGCCGGGGTGATCTCCGACAACGCCGGCGGGTCGGCAAGGAAGCTGTCGACGTGACGCTTGGGCACCACAAGGGTGTGGCCGGGATGGAACGGCGCGACGTCGAGGAAGGAGTAGGAATGATCGTCCTCATCGACCTTCCGGGACGGGATGTCGCCGGCGATGATCTTGCAGAACACGCAATCGGCGGTCGTCGTGTTCTCGGTCATAGCACCACGTTCTCCAGCGGCCGGCCGGTGGCGTACCGGCGCAGCTGCGCGGCCATCAGGGCCCGGGTGCGCGGATAGAACGCGCTGCTCGCTCCGCCCACGTGCGGCGAGATCAGGACGCCGGGGCTGCGCCACAGCGGGTGGTCTGCCGGCAGCGGTTCGGGGTCGGTTACGTCGAGGCCTGCGGTGATCCGCCCGGTGCTCGTCTCCGCGACCAGCGCGTCGGTGTCGATCAGTCGCCCGCGACCGACGTTGATCACCTGTGCGCCGTCGGGCAGCAATGAGAGGGCGTGTTTGTCGATGATCTTCTCGGTCTGTGGCGTGAGCGGGGTGATCAGGAACAGCACGTCGGTCGCCGGCAGCACACGATCCAGCTCGGTGATCGGGTGCACCGGCACCGGCTCGCTTCGGGCCCGGCGGGCGACGCGGGTGATCGAGGCGACCTCGAAACCGGTCAGGCGGCGCTCGATGGCCTGGCCGATGTGGCCGTAACCGAGGATCGTCACCCGCTTGTCGGCGATCGAGCTGCCGAAGGCCGTCTGCCAGGTGCCGGTCGTCTGGTTCCGGGCGAACTCGTCGAGGTGCCGGCCCAGCGCCAGGGACAGCGCGACCGCCAGTTCGGCGGTGCTGGCGTCGTGCACACCGGCGGCGTTGCACAGCGTGACGCCCTGGGGGATGTACGGCTTGATGTCGTCATAGCCGGCGGACTGGATCTGCACGACCTTCAGCCTGGGCAGCTCACCGAACCGCTCCCACGGGTCGGGATCGCCGAGGTAGGGGTGGATGTAGAACTCCACTTCATCGGCGGTCGACGGGAACTCACCGCCGTTGTAGAAGTCGAGTTCGAGGTTGTCCGGTAACTCACCGAGTTTCTCCCGGGCTTCGGCTTCCGATTCGAAGGGCACCCACACACGCATGAGGTCGATCTTGCCAGGAGACCTCAACGAACCGGGTAACCGGCCGTCGTCAGCGCCTTCTTGACGTCGGCGACAGTCAGCGTCCCGTAGTGGAAGACGGTCGCGGCGAGCACCGCATCCGCTCCCGCGTCGACTGCCGGCGGGAAGTCGTCGGCGCTGCCGGCGCCGCCGGATGCGATCAGCGGCACGTCGACCACCCGGCGGACCGCGCGGATCATCTCCAGGTCGAATCCGTCGGTGGTGCCGTCGGCGTCCATGGAGTTGAGCAGGATCTCACCGACGCCGAGTTCGGCGGCTCGCCGAGCCCATTCCAGCGCGTCCAGACCGGCAGCCTTCCGCCCGCCGTGGGTTGTCACGCCGAAGCCGGACGGTTGCTCGGGCTCGCGGCGGGCATCGAGCGAGAGCACCAGCACCTGGTTGCCGAACCGCCGGCTGATCTCGCCGATCAGCTCGGGCCGATGGATCGCTGCGGTGTTCACCGCCACCTTGTCCGCCCCGGCCCGCAGCATCCGGTCGACATCGGCGACCGAGGAGATGCCCCCGCCGACGGTCAACGGGATGAAGACACTGCCGGCGGTCTCCCGCACCATGTCGACGGTGGTCTCGCGGCCCTCGGCAGACGCCGAGATGTCCAGAAAGGTGACCTCGTCGGCCCCCTCCTGGTCGTAAACCGCCGCGAGCTCGACCGGATCACCGGCGTCGCGCAGGTTGGTGAAGTTGACGCCCTTCACGACGCGGCCGTCGTGCACATCGAGACACGGGATGACCCGCACCGCCAGACTCATGCACCAAACCCTAAACCGGCGGGCCATGATGAACGAATGAACGATCGTGCGTCCATCCATCACGTCGAACTGTGGCTGCCCGACCTCGACGCCCATCTGCCGTCCTGGGACTGGCTCTTCGGCGAACTGGGTTGGGAGCCGTACCAGCGCTGGGAGGGCGGGCGTTCCTGGCGGGCCGGTGACGGAAGCTACGTGGTGATCGAGGAGTCACCCGACCTCGACTCGGGCGCCTACAGCCGGCTGCACCCCGGCATCAACCATCTGGCTGTCACGGCCGCCCGGGAGCTGATCGACCATATCGTCGCAGCGGCCCCTGCTCATGGTTGGACCGTGCTGTTCGCCGATCGGCATCCCTACGCCGGCGGCCGGGACCACTACGCGGCATACCTGGAGAATGATCATGGTTTCGAGGTGGAGATCGTCGCCTCGTGAACGGGCAACACTGATCACGTACGGACAACACTTTGACACGGTCCGCTGTCAGTGATCACCTTTAGAATTCGTTGTATGGCAAGGGATCTGGCGGATTGGGGAGTTGCGGAGCTGGCCGCAGCAGCCGCCGCCAGCGTGCGCGCCGAGATGCTTGCCGGATGCAACCTGCCCGAGCCCTGAACTCAGCGATCGTCGGCCACGTAGAGATCCGGTGTGCCGTCCGGCTCGTCGGGACTGAAGTCGATCACTCCGCGACGCATCGCCGAGACCACCTGACGGGCCCGGTCGCGCAACGGTCCGGGGCCTGCGGCGTCGGCGATCTGTCCCGCGAAATCGATTACCTGCCGGACCCAGCGGACGAAGTCACCGGCGGTCAGCTCGTTGTCCTCCAGTACCTCGCCGAGTGGCCGCCCGGCCGCCCAGCCGTAGGCAGCACGGGCGAATCCGATGTCCGGCTCCGGTCCGCGATCGATGCGCGCGTCCCGCTCGGCCAACGAGACCTCCCGCCACACCCGCCGCAGAGCCACCATGGCTTCCTCGGTCGTGCCGTCCGGCATCTGGGGACGGAACCTGCCGTGATCGGTTCGCCGCGCTTCATAGATCAACGTCGACAACACGCCGGCCAGCTGGGCGACACCAAGATCGTCGAACACTCCGGTACGGATGCATTCCGCGGTCACAAGATCAAGTTCGGCGTAGATGCGGGACAGCATCCGGCCGTCGCCGGTGACTCGGTCGCCGTCCTCGTCGAGGTAGCCGAAGGCGATCAGGACCTGGCAGATCTTGTCGAACTGGCTGGCGATCGTTGACGTTCTCCTGGCCATCTGCCGATCGGCCTGATCGTTCTCGCGCTGCAGCCGCAACGCCTGGGCTGCGAACCGGGCATGGGTCTCCCGGTCCGGGCAGTTGTGGCACGGATGATCTTCCAGCTCACTTCGCAGTTCGGCGACCCGTTGCGCCGCTGCCGGATCCATCGCCGCCGGACGGTAGTGGGAAAGATCAAGGTCGAGGGTACGCAGCTTCGACTCGAGTGCCGCGCGCAGATTGCGTACCGTCGCCTTGTCCTTGGGGTGATAGTGCTTGGGCACCTTGACCCGACCGACGACCGGGGGCGGCGACGGGAAGTCGACCAGTCCGAGACGGCGGACCTGACCCTCCTCGGTCTCGACCTGGGGTTGCGGGGCCTGGCGATGCCCTGCGACGCCGGGGTCGATGATCACTGCCCACCCGGTCGACCGGCCGGCCGGCACCCGGATGACGTCGCCGCGCTGCAACTGCTGAAGGACCGCGATCACCTCGGACTGCCGGTTGATCTTGCGGTCGCGGGCCGCCTCACTCTCGACCCGGCTGATCTCGTCGCGGAGCTTGGCGTATTCGGTGAAGTCGCCGCGATCACAGGCCGCCTTCTCGAACAGCGCTTCGATCTCACGCTTGTTCCGCGCCACCTTGCGGGCCAAACCGACCACAGACCGGTCGGACCGGTACTGCGCGAACGACTGCTCCAACAGGGTGCGCGCGCGATCCCGGCCGACCGCGCCGACCAGATTGACCGCCATGTTGTAGGTGGGTGCGAACGAGGAGTTCAACGGGTAGGTACGCCGGGAGGCCAGGCCGGCAACCGCTCGCGGATCCAGCCCGGGTTGCCAGAGCACGACGGCGTGGCCCTCGACGTCGATACCGCGTCGGCCGGCCCGGCCGGTCAGCTGGGTGTACTCCCCCGGGGTGATGTCGGCGTGGGTCTCCCCGTTGAACTTGACCAGCTTCTCCAGCACCACCGAACGAGCCGGCATGTTGATGCCGAGCGCCAGGGTCTCCGTGGCGAACACCACTTTCACCAGGCCCTTGACGAAGGCTTCCTCGACGCACTCCTTGAACGCCGGCAGCAGTCCGGCGTGATGCGCCGCGACCCCGCGCACCAGAGCCTCGGCGAACGTCGCATAGCCCAGCGCCTGCTTGTCCGCCGGGGACAGCCCGGCCGTGTGCCGTTCGGCGATCTCGTTCAGTTGGGCGCGTTCTGTCGCACTGGTCAGCATCAGCCGGGAGCCGAGCAGTTGGCGTACCGCAGCATCACAACCGGCCCGGGAGAAGATGAACACGATCGCCGGGAGCAGGTTCTCCCGCTCCAGCACGTCGATCATCTCGTAGCGACCGGGCACCGACCGGGAACGTGGCCGCCCGCCGCGGTCCTGATCACGGTCCGACCAGTTGCTCCGGTGCGTCGCCCCGCCGTAGCGGCCGCTGCCGTAGGAGACACTGCGCTTGCCCTTGCCATTGCGGCCCCGCGGCCTGCGGGAGTCGTCCCGGACGGCCCGGGCCTCCTGCTGCGCGACCTTGGTCAGCGCCGGATTGACCTCGGCCCGCCGGTTGCCGGTCGACTGGTCGGTGATCGCGGTCGGAGCGACACCGGCGAACAGGTCGTACAACCTGGTGCCGACCATCACGTGCTGGTAGAGCGGCACCGGCCGACGCTCGGAGACCACGATCTCGATGTCGCCGCGGACCTCGGCCAACCAGTCGCCGAACTCCTCGGCATTGCTGACCGTCGCCGACAGGGCGACCACCTGGACGGAGTCGGCCAGTCCGATGATCACTTCCTCCCAGACCGCCCCGCGGAAGCGGTCGGCGAGGTAATGCACCTCGTCCATCACGACGTAGCCGAGGTTGGCCAGGGTGGAGGACCCGGCGTAGATCATGTTCCGCAATACCTCGGTGGTCATCACCACCACCGGTGCCTCGGAGTTGATCGTCGAGTCGCCGGTCAGCAGGCCGACGTTGGCGGCGCCGTGCCGGCGGACGAGGTCGGCGTACTTCTGGTTGGAGAGCGCCTTGATCGGCGTGGTGTAGAACGCCTTCCGGCCCTGTTCCAGGGCGAGGAAGACGGCGTATTCACCGACGATGGTCTTGCCGGCTCCGGTCGGGGCTGCGACCAGGACGCCGGAGCCTGCCTCGACGTACTCGCAGGCCTCCCGTTGGTAGGGGTCGAAGGTGAAGCCGTACGCCTCGGCGAAGGTTGTCAGGGATCGGCTCATCTGCCCGGCCCGGAAGCTGGCGTACGCCTCGGCCGGGCTGGCGGCGGATTCCGGTTCAGGATTGGCGGACATCGCCTGCCAAAGTACCCCGCCGCCCGGCACAGCATCGAGACCGGCTTTGGTTCACCGATCTGTTCGACGAATCTCAGAGCACCGGGCGGCAGACCCGGAGTGCGGCCGGCACCTGTTCTATCGCCAGTGGCGTTGCGCCGATCATCTCGCCGTCGCCGAAGCCGACCAGACCGGGCCCGTCGATGGTGATCGACCGCACGCGCAGCAGTTCGACACAGGGATCGCTGATGAAGCCACCGGTGTAGAGCAGCGGCATCAGCCGCAGCAGCGTCGGCCGCCCGACCGGGTGGATGATCGTCAGCTCGAGCAGCCCGTCGGTGGGATCGGCGTCCGGGCAGATCCGGATGCCGCCGCCGTAGGAGCGGGTGTTACCGACGGCGACCAGCATGGCGTCCAGATCACGTCGTACGCCGTCGATGGTGAGTTGGTAGTGCAGCGGTTCGAAGGTCCGCAGCACAGCGAACAGCGCCAGCGGATAGCGGGACGAGCCCTTCGGCCACCGCATGTCGTTGGCGCGCCGGTTGACCATCGCATCGAATCCGGTGGCGATGATCGTCCCGATGTACGCCTCGCCGACCCGCGCCAGATCGACTGCGGTCTCGGTGCCGGCCAGGATGATCTCCAGCGCGGCCAGCGGGTCGGTGCCGATGTCCAGGCCGCGGCACAGGTCGTTGCCGGTACCGGACGGGATCAATCCGAGGACCGGGGCCGTCGGCGCGGACTGCTGGGCGCGTACGGCCTCATTGACTCCCAGGTGCAACATGCCGTCGCCGCCCATCACGACCATCACGTCGGCGCCGGAGTTTGCTGCCTTGTTGATCAGCGCCTGGGCTTCGTCGAAATCCCGGCTGAGCCAGATGTCCAGTTCGTGTCCGGCGTCGCGGATCCGACCGGCGATCTCGGGAAGCATCTCCTGGGAACGGCCCTTGCCCGCGGATGGGTTGACCACCAGGGCGATGCTCGACGGAGGCCGCCGGGTGACAGCAACCTCAGGACTGCTCATCGTCCTTCTTGCTCAGTCCGAGCAGGTCGGCGACCGTCGGCCGGGCGACCGACTGTTCGGCGTCAAGATCACGGCCCTCGAGCGCCGCCAGAGCGCGGTCGTTCTCGACGCCGCCGCCCCGATTGCCGAAGCCCGGCTCGATACCCCGACGATGCAGCGACCGATCGTGCAGGTGCGCGATGACCTCTGCCGCGAGGTACAGGATCGTCATCGGACCGGCCAGCATGAGCATCGACACCGGGTCGGTCTGCGGCGTCGCGACGGCGCCGAAGACGAAGCATCCGAAGACGACGAACGACCTGGCCTTGGCCAACTGTTTGGCCTTGACGATGCCCATGAAGTTCAGGCCGAGGACGAAGACCGGTACCAGGAAGCCGGCGCCGAAGACCAGCATGACCCTGATCAGGAAGTTCAGGAAGTTGGTCAGATCGAGCAGGTTCTCGATCTGCCCGCTACCCGGCGTGAAGCCGATCAGGACCGAGATGCCCTTGGGGATCAGGTAGTAGCCGAGGACGACTCCGCCAAGGAACAGCGGCACCGCGGCGCTCAGGAAGATCAGCGCCCACTTCTTCTCCTTGGCCAGCAGGCCGGGGACGATGAACGCCCAGATCTGATACAGCCAGATCGGTGAGGTCCCGACGAGCGCCGCGACGAAGCACGTCTTGAGGACCAGCGTGAAGGGCGTGGTCGCGCCCTCGATCACCGGCTGGACGTGCAGCTCCGGATTGGTTCGGTGGAGGTTCTCGGCGGCGACGGTGTACGGGTGCATCAGCAGGTCGTACAACTGCGTGTTGAAGATGAACGCGACGACGGTGCCGACGATGATCGCCAAAGCGATGATCACCAGCCGGTAGCGCAATTCCCGCAGATGCTCCCAGAGGGTCATGTTGCCGTCTGACGGCATCGGCGGCGGTTTCAGCCATGCCAGGCTGAACCGGATCGGTCGTCCTCGGAGACTGAGTGCCACGACGTTTACGGTCTGTCTTGACTACCCGGGCCTTGGCGTGAGCCGGCCCGGATCAGTTGTCGCGACGGGCTTCAGACGGCTGTGCTGCCGAATTGGTCGGCTGCTGGACCTGCTGCTGCGGGCCGCCCACCGCCGGCGGGGTCTGCTCGGTCGGCTGGGGATCGACCACCTCGGCGTCGACGACCTCGGAATCGTCCTTCTTGTCGGCGAGGTTCTTGGTCTCTTCCTTGAACTCCCGGATGGCGCGACCGGTGCTCTTGCCCAGTCCTGCCAGTCGGGCACCACCGAAGAGCACAAGGACGATGACAAGGATGATGATGAGCTCGGTGGGACCGAGGTTCATGAATCCGGCCAACGGGGACATAAGGTTCCTCATTTCGCTGTGGAGCAGTTGCGTCCTGCCGCCGCATCGGTGCGACGGCTGCAACTCACGTCATCCTACGTCGTCGGTCGCTGCTTCGAGGTTACGCAGGGTTGCATTCTTATCAGGATCTGCGACGCGCTCTGGGCCGGTTCCCAGCTCGGGCACCTGTACCTGGGCGGCGAGCTCGGCGAGCTTTCCGGTGCGCTGACCGAGCACCCGCAACTCGGCGAACACGTCCGAGGCCTTGTGGGCCAGCCAGATCGCGTACGCCACCAGCATGATGAGTCCGGCAACGGCGATGCCGCCGAACACGAAGACCCAGATCACGGGCGCCAGCGTACGTCACGGGCTCCTACCGCGTCAGCTCCCGCACCGTTTGCTCGTTGACCCGCACCACTGCCCGGCTCAGGCGCTCGGTGCCGCACCAATCACTCGCTCCCGCACCGCTTGCCCGGCCCCGGCACCGCTTGCCCGGCCCCAGCACCGCTTGCCCGGCCCCGTCCCGCACCACTTACTCGTTCCCGCACCACTTACTCGTTCCGCTTGCCCGGCCCCGGCACTGCTTGCCCGGCCCCTGCCCCGCTTGCCCGGACCCGGCACTGCTTGCCCGGCCCCTGCCCCGCTTGCCCGGACCCGGCACCGCTTGCCCGGCCCCTGCCCCGCTTGCCCGGCCCCGGCACCGCTTGCCCGGCCCCGTCCCGCACTACTTACTCGTTCCCGCACCACTTACCCGGCTTCTTCGCC
This window harbors:
- a CDS encoding glycosyltransferase 87 family protein → MATTDRPLTGARRFRRWLVEFLPAYVVSLAMLPLIIAGGRFWPFRPSTMDLQVYYYAVRAMLHGQNIMEWTSPGFHLWFIYPPAAAIIMLPLAVGPFIVWELLWIAGLVIAQNVVMIRCGVPRGWPLALLSLALVIGMEPIRTTIGYGQINTFLMVLVIIDLLPADPGRKRRIPQGVLIGLAAAVKLTPAIFVLMLLLLGKKKPALTAIITFVVLTAIGTIVQPSATVSYLKSLAGGNTHTSGPVYVGNQSLLGVVLRLFGENPTNTYIGLGVSVIMAILAAVVGAHWWKQGAHVLAIAFVGLGSNLASPLSWTHHFVWILPLAVAVLYQLRRRPWPGARAGHVPMPRWLLICSAAIVLYVSACLPLALLPYSAGAADSYDALQELIANLGPLLITAVLIAAALLMVVRSRRQAVPKGRSGAGQLIQQG
- a CDS encoding HIT family protein; the protein is MTENTTTADCVFCKIIAGDIPSRKVDEDDHSYSFLDVAPFHPGHTLVVPKRHVDSFLADPPALSEITPAIDRVSRLVTQRLDAEGMNLFSSAGAIAGQEVFHLHVHLVPRYADSGACGISSVSNRPRPTRTWRRYGNN
- a CDS encoding DUF4062 domain-containing protein; the encoded protein is MQSGDAEQILIRTPDRRLRVFVSSTLGELVDERRAVRSAVEQLRLSPIMFEMGARPHPPRALYRSYLLQSDVFVGIYWQRYGWVAPDMTISGLEDEFELSDGMPKLMYLKRPAPDIEPRLSALLKRLQSGDTVSYKSFSTAEELRLLVLDDLALMLTERFAPAAVPTSRGASGAAPEPTTSLVGRSTEIDDIAGLVQSGRRLITLTGAGGVGKTRVALAVLDHLQQARGGDSTFVDLSAVSDPQGVLVALAVGAGIREEGRENVTDALVRQLSVGSWLIVIDNFEQVLDAGPELVTLLQRCPRLQLLVTSRRLLRLRGETEYRIRPLPVTESLGSDGTGPAVTLFEERARAAQPDFTVNDHNRDAIVALCRRLDGLPLALELAAPQLRLFTPDQLLARIDDWLAGQTSDAAYADLPPRQRTLRATVEWSRGLLGGPAQPLFARLAVFSGSFTLDGAIRVCGWDGLDVPAGLGTLLDHSLVSPTTRPDGQPAFTMLETIRAQARSQLAASGEVDACSAALERQLIRVYAAAAPRLHSADQAQAALTLDGRLGDLSATLTWLHAERRPLAPLISALGSCWVWGQLRGRIRHLPDVSGWLQQLSGGDHDHEVDDHEVDDHGRDRAALSWLHMGQLVNACRYAEANSMLRYWLPEMRLLEDRLYGMALMVSGLSTLPGRGSEVRTARERLARAVDIFTDCGYRAGRGYALTHLGDASLLDGQPETAAGHYREAVQISRELGDLNLNADAEFHLAAFSAQAGNAAEAAAHLQIAAPYYLDLVHLDGMARCLAVAAGIALLHGDESRGAELLGAADALRAPLEIRPWPMIGVLEQRCSDALRTRLGDSAFAAAQDRGRTLDGRRELADLLQPTAV
- a CDS encoding 2-hydroxyacid dehydrogenase, which codes for MRVWVPFESEAEAREKLGELPDNLELDFYNGGEFPSTADEVEFYIHPYLGDPDPWERFGELPRLKVVQIQSAGYDDIKPYIPQGVTLCNAAGVHDASTAELAVALSLALGRHLDEFARNQTTGTWQTAFGSSIADKRVTILGYGHIGQAIERRLTGFEVASITRVARRARSEPVPVHPITELDRVLPATDVLFLITPLTPQTEKIIDKHALSLLPDGAQVINVGRGRLIDTDALVAETSTGRITAGLDVTDPEPLPADHPLWRSPGVLISPHVGGASSAFYPRTRALMAAQLRRYATGRPLENVVL
- the ilvD gene encoding dihydroxy-acid dehydratase — encoded protein: MSSSTVDSSTPTSGAGGNGPDIKPRSRTVTDGLEATAARGMLRAVGMGDEDFAKPQIGVASSWNEITPCNLSLDRLAKAVKNGVHAAGGYPLEFGTISVSDGISMGHVGMHYSLVSREIIADSVETVMEAERLDGSVLLAGCDKSLPGMLMAAARLDLASVFLYAGSIMPGSVDGKDVTIIDAFEAVGACVRGLISREEVDRIERAICPGEGACGGMYTANTMASAAEALGMSIPGSAAPPAVDRRRDGFAHRSGEAVVTMLKQGITARQIMTREAFENAIAVVMAFGGSTNAVLHLLAIANEAGVELTMEDFARIGRKVPHLGDLKPFGRFVMNDVDKIGGVPVVMKALLDAGLIHGDCLTVTGKTVAENLADINPPDVDGKIIRALSEPIHPTGGITILHGSLAPEGAVVKSAGFDDTVIEGTARVFDGERAAMDALEDGTITGGDVVVIRYEGPKGGPGMREMLAITGAIKGAGLGKDVMLITDGRFSGGTTGLCVGHIAPEATEGGPIALVEDGDKIILDVAQGTLELDVPAEELERRRAAWVLPHRPQPRGVLAKYAKLVKSANVGAVCS